A stretch of Malus sylvestris chromosome 11, drMalSylv7.2, whole genome shotgun sequence DNA encodes these proteins:
- the LOC126589659 gene encoding putative disease resistance protein RGA3, with product MHDIVHDFVQFITKKECLITEVEGANHKIEALGSKVRHLTITAIADSQALFSISSGNCKNLRTLTTIHSSVARVDTSFILQFECLRTINLSQNSIKELPEEIGKLIHLRHIDLSWSQNLEKLPDSICDLYNLYTLDIRSCKSIKKLPDNMRKLISLKHLYIGGSYSLKYLPKGIGRLTSLQTLDLCPLFSADKDEAFQVGDLRTLNHLQGNLTIRILGKLKDGSQVGEAQLRDNKQLFHLQLDFAELCEVGESIVRIMNVLRPHDDLESLGIDGNFGSTWPNWMFSLKKLRFLTLQDNSGCEILPPLGRLPFLEKLYVGEMSGVRKVGGEFLGVEDDQTSPSFKSSSSILFPKLKQLHFYKMSSWKRWEGVKGWNKGDSGMTIMPCLTSLEISQCYALETLPDFLCKIPLQNLTIFWCPKLEERCKHEERPKISHIPNIEFHALPVMTFHIDNCAEAQVK from the exons ATGCATGACATTGTACATGACTTTGTGCAATTTATCACCAAGAAGGAATGTTTAATTACGGAGGTTGAGGGTGCAAACCATAAAATAGAGGCATTGGGTAGCAAGGTTCGCCATTTGACCATAACGGCGATAGCTGACAGTCAAGCTTTATTTTCTATCTCTTCAGGCAATTGCAAAAATCTACGTACGCTCACTACAATTCACTCAAGTGTTGCAAGGGTAGACACtagttttattttacaatttgaaTGTCTTAGGACGATAAATTTGTCTCAAAATTCTATCAAAGAACTCCCAGAAGAGATTGGTAAATTGATACATTTGAGACATATTGATTTGTCTTGGAGTCAAAATTTGGAGAAATTACCAGACAGCATTTGTGATTTATACAATTTGTATACCTTGGACATTCGGAGCtgcaaatcaattaaaaaattgCCTGATAACATGAGAAAGTTGATAAGCTTAAAGCATCTTTACATTGGTGGGAGTTATTCATTGAAGTACTTGCCAAAAGGGATAGGGAGATTAACAAGTTTGCAAACACTGGACTTGTGTCCTCTGTTTTCTGCTGACAAAGACGAAGCATTTCAAGTTGGAGATCTGAGAACCTTGAACCACCTTCAGGGAAATCTCACAATAAGAATATTGGGGAAGTTGAAAGATGGCAGCCAAGTTGGTGAAGCACAATTGCGGGACAACAAGCAACTTTTTCATCTCCAGCTTGATTTTGCTGAATTGTGCGAGGTTGGAGAAAGCATTGTACGAATAATGAATGTCTTACGACCGCATGATGATCTTGAATCTTTAGGGATTGATGGGAACTTCGGCTCCACCTGGCCGAATTGgatgttttctttaaaaaagttGCGATTCCTTACTCTACAGGATAATTCGGGTTGTGAAATTTTGCCTCCTCTTGGAAGATTGCCTTTCCTTGAAAAACTTTACGTAGGGGAGATGTCGGGTGTAAGAAAGGTTGGTGGTGAGTTTTTGGGAGTAGAAGATGATCAAACATCTCCTTCATTCAAGTCATCCTCATCAATATTATTCCCAAAACTGAAGCAACTCCACTTTTACAAAATGTCGTCTTGGAAGCGCTGGGAAGGCGTGAAAGGGTGGAACAAAGGGGATTCTGGAATGACAATCATGCCATGCCTTACTTCATTGGAAATAAGTCAGTGCTATGCTCTAGAAACACTGCCAGACTTCCTCTGCAAAATACCACTGCAGAACCTTACCATTTTCTGGTGTCCGAAACTTGAAGAACGTTGCAAACATGAGGAGAGGCCCAAGATTTCTCACATCCCAAACATCGAGTTTCATGCTTTGCCGGTAATGACGTTTCATATTG ATAATTGTGCAGAGGCCCAGGTCAAATAA
- the LOC126589337 gene encoding putative disease resistance protein RGA3 codes for MADALVSTLLEKLATMAYEYVEDEVKLVLNVKKEVEEFAGNLKAIQAVLEDAEQRQMKEANVHHWLDNLKEISYQMVDVLDEWNTDILRQQIEKQEREGATHLAPQKKVCFSIFARCFGLGRVGKVISRHEIAHKIKDLNGELAEIYKQRQMYNFQLTEKAIQKQQTSSFVDISEIFGREKEKDSLIRKLVSDTSKEGRGLLIIPIVGMGGMGKTTLAQLAYNDAKVKAHFQKRIWVCVSEPFDEIKIAKAISGDASSSSNELDHVLEYMSRSIEGVKFLLVLDDVWTEDGKKWNQLKFSLMQNGAKGSRILVTTRKQNVANMMKATSHVINLVELSEENCLSIFNHMVFSYREVGESEVFEDISREIVKKCKGLPLVAKTLGSMMRNKSTRSEWVEVLNSKIWDWEEVEQEVFQPLFLSYYDLDRRNKCCLLYCAIFPKDYEFNRDELINLWMILRNTLTLVQ; via the exons ATGGCTGATGCGCTTGTTTCCACGCTACTAGAGAAGCTGGCTACAATGGCTTATGAGTACGTAGAGGACGAGGTGAAACTTGTTCTAAATGTTaagaaagaagttgaagaattcGCTGGGAATCTCAAAGCTATTCAAGCTGTGCTTGAGGATGCAGAGCAAAGGCAAATGAAGGAGGCCAACGTGCACCACTGGCTGGATAACCTGAAGGAAATATCGTACCAGATGGTGGATGTGCTAGATGAGTGGAACACTGACATTCTGAGACAACAAATTGAGAAACAAGAAAGAGAAGGTGCAACTCATCTTGCTCCACAAAAGAAGGTATGTTTCTCTATTTTCGCTCGTTGTTTTGGTCTTGGCCGAGTCGGCAAGGTAATTAGTCGTCATGAAATTGCTCACAAGATAAAGGATCTAAATGGGGAGTTAGCTGAGATTTATAAGCAAAGACAAATGTATAATTTTCAGCTCACTGAAAAAGCCATTCAAAAACAGCAAACTTCCTCTTTTGTCGATATATCTGAGATATTTGGtcgagaaaaggaaaaagatagTTTGATAAGGAAGTTGGTGAGTGATACTAGTAAAGAAGGGAGGGGGCTCCTCATCATTCCTATTGTAGGGATGGGAGGTATGGGAAAGACAACTTTGGCTCAACTAGCTTATAATGATGCCAAAGTTAAAGCTCATTTTCAAAAGAGAATATGGGTTTGTGTGTCAGAGCCTTTCGATGAGATAAAGATTGCCAAAGCGATTAGTGGTGATGCCTCCTCAAGTTCGAATGAGTTGGATCATGTCTTAGAATATATGTCTAGATCCATTGAGGGGGTAAAGTTTCTTCTTGTGTTGGATGATGTGTGGACCGAAGACGGTAAAAAGTGGAATCAATTAAAGTTTTCATTGATGCAAAATGGGGCTAAGGGTAGTAGAATATTGGTAACCACCAGAAAACAAAATGTTGCTAATATGATGAAAGCAACCTCTCACGTGATCAACCTTGTGGAGTTGAGTGAGGAAAATTGTTTGTCAATCTTCAATCACATGGTTTTTTCTTATAGAGAAGTAGGCGAGTCTGAGGTGTTTGAAGATATCAGTAGGGAAATTGTAAAAAAGTGCAAGGGTTTGCCACTTGTTGCAAAGACTTTAGGTAGTATGATGCGCAATAAGAGCACAAGGAGTGAATGGGTGGAAGTTCTGAATAGTAAAATATGGGATTGGGAAGAAGTGGAGCAAGAAGTTTTCCAACCATTATTTCTAAGTTATTACGATTTGGACCGAAGAAATAAATGTTGCCTTTTATATTGTGCTATTTTTCCAAAAGATTATGAGTTTAATAGGGATGAGTTGATCAATCTTTGGATG ATTTTGAGAAACACTCTGACACTGGTGCAATAA